The genomic stretch GGGAGATGGCCCGGAAGAGGAAATTGGCGAAAAACACGGTAGTGGCCACCGTCATGAGCAACATCGGCCTGGAATTTTTCCTGAAGGACCGGAAGATCAAGCTCCTGCGCGCCCCGGTCGGGGACCGGTACGTCGTCGAGGCGATGCGGGCCGGAGGGTACAACTTCGGCGGGGAGCAGTCGGGCCACCTGATCTTTTTGGATCACGCCACGACGGGCGACGGCGTGCTCGCGGCGCTGCAGCTGCTCGCCGTCATGGTCGAAACGGGGAAGAAGATCTCCGACCTGGGGAAGGACCTGGTCGTCTTCCCGCAGATGCTTCACAACATCCGGATGAGGGAGCGGGTACCGCTCGAGTCGATGAAGGGATTCCTCAAGGCCCGGTCGGACTTCGAGAAGACGCTCGGGGGCCGGGGGCGGATCGTCGTCCGGTACAGCGGAACGGAGCCGCTTCTCCGCATCATGGTGGAAGGGGAGAACCAGGACGAGGTCGAGACGATCGTGAAGGCACTGGGCGAGAAGGCGAGGGAGGAAGCACGATGACGGCGGCCCGGAAGCGGCTCGGGGTCAACATCGACCACGTGGCCACGCTGCGCCAGGCCCGGCGGGGGCGGGTCCCCGAACCGGCGGCGGCGGCGGCGATCGCGGAGCTCTCCGGGGCCGACGGGATCACGGTTCACCTGCGGGAGGACCGGCGCCACATCCAGGACCGCGACCTCGCGGTGCTCAAATCGGTCGTGACGACGCGGATCAATTTCGAGATGGCGGCGACCGGCGAGATCACGCGGATCGCCTGCTCCCTTTCGCCGCACTCCTGCACGCTCGTCCCGGAGAAGCGCGAGGAGATCACGACCGAGGGGGGGCTGGACGTCCTGGGGCGCCGGGAGGCGTTGCGGCAGACGACCGCCCGGCTGAAACACGCCGGGATCGTCGTCAGCATGTTCATCGACCCGGACCTTTCCCAGGTGCGTGCTTCGCGGCAGGCGGGGGCCGACGCGATCGAGATCCACACCGGGACGTTCTGCGAGGCGTTCGCCGCGGGGAAGCACGAGGCGGAGCTGGAGAAGATCCGGGCGGCGGCGGCGTTCGGCGCTTCCATCGGACTCAAGGTCTTCGCCGGCCACGGCCTCGACGTCCGCAACATCGTCCCCATCCTGGGAATCCCCGGGATCGAGGAGTTCAATATCGGCCACAGCATCATCGCCCGGGCGGTCTTCCTCGGGCTGGCGGCGGCCGTGAAAGAGATCGCGGACCTCGTCCACGGAGCATGATCTCTGTCACGAATATCGCAGGCTCCGGCTTCGTCGCCTCGGAGGGCGGGGCTCCGTTCGTGGCTCGCCGTGCGGTGAACCTGCACGGCTGCGCTTTACCTCACTGCGCCCCCCCTCCTCCGGCGACTTCGCCGGAGCGGGAGTCCTTGAAGCGTTCAGTAAGAGGTGGTTTATTTATGAATGTGAGAATTGAGGCTGTATGATCGCCGGGATCGGCGTGGACCTCGTGGACATCGCGCGGATCCGGGCGATGCTGGACCGGTACGGGGAACGGTTCCTTCGCCGCGTCTACACCGAGGCGGAAACGGCCTACGCGATGGGCGGCGCGAACAGGGCCGAGCGGCTGGCGGGGCGGTTCGCGGTGAAGGAAGCGCTGATGAAGGCGCTCGGGACCGGGAAATCGAACGGGATCCTCTGGAGGGACGTCGAGACGTTGCGCGGGCGCTCGGGAAAACCCGAGGTCCGTCTGCACGGGCAGGCGGCGGGATGGGCGAAGCGGCGGGGCGGCGACGCGGTCCACGTGTCGATCACGCATGACGGCGGGAAGGCGATGGCGTTCGTGATCCTCGAAAAGGCGGGTGGCGAGAAATGAAAATCGTGATGGCGCGCCAGATGGCCGAACTGGATCGGGTGACGATCCACACGTACGGCATCCCCGCCCTGGTGCTGATGGAGAACGCGGGGCGGTCGTGCACGGAGCGGATCTTCCGGATCCTCGAGGAGAAGGCGGGCGGTCCTCAGGAGGCGTCCGTGGCGGTGGTGTGCGGAAAGGGGAACAACGGCGGCGACGGGATGGTGATCGCCCGTCACCTCCACAACCGGGGTGCCTACGTCGAGGTCTTCCTCCTGGGCGAGGAGGGCGACCTGTCGGCCGACGCGCGGACCCAGCACGAGATCCTTCGGCGGATGGACGTCGAGGTCCGGGTCATCCGGGACGCGGAGGGGGTCGAAGACCTGCGGACCTACCTCGAGGAAGTCCACCTGTGCGTGGACGCGATCCTCGGGACGGGCCTCACGTCCCCGCTCTCCGGGATCGTGCGCGAGGTGGTCGAGGCGATCAATCTCTCGATGGCCCCCGTCTTCGCCGTGGACATCCCGACCGGAATCGACGCGACGACCGGCCGGATCATGGGCGAGGCGATCCGCGCGGAATTCACGGGCACCTTCGGACTGCTGAAACTGGGACACGTCCTGCTCCCCGGCTCGATCCATTGCGGCGAAACGGAGATCTACGACATCGGGATCCCGCAGCGGGCGGTGTTCGACGCGCAGATCAACACCGAGGCGCTCGACGAGCAGGTCGTGAAAAGCATGCTCTCCGTGCGCCCGCCCGACTTCCACAAGGGGGACGCGGGAAGGGTCTACATCGTCGGCGGGTCCCCCGGGATGACGGGCGCGCCGTGCCTGGCCGGATCGGCGGCGCTGCACATGGGGGCGGGCCTCATCACCGTGGTGACGCCGGAGTCGCTGCGGCCGATCGTCGAGGCGAAGCAGATGGAGGTGATGACCCGCGGGATCCCGGACGACGGGACGGGGTATTTCGCGCCCGGGATGATCCCCGCCCTGATGGAGGTCCTTTCGAAGGCCGACGTGATCGTCGTCGGTCCCGGGCTGGGGATGACCGACACGATGCCCGCATTCGTGAAGGAGCTGATCTCCAGGATCAAGGTCCCGTTCCTGTTCGACGCCGACGCGATCAACGCCTTGTCGGGGGAGGCGGTGGCGCTGCAGGGGGCGGCCGCCCCCTGCATCCTCACCCCCCACCCGGGGGAGATGGCGCGCCTGATGAAAGAGACGATCGAGTCGATCGAGTCGGCGCGGATCGACTCCGCGCGGCACCTGGCGGAAGAGGAGCGGGTCACGGTGATCCTCAAGGGGGCGCGCACCGTCGTGGCGACGCCGAAGGGGGACATCTTCATCAACACGACGGGGAACCCGTACATGGCGTCGGGCGGCATGGGCGACGCGTTGACCGGGATGATCGCGGCGCTCGCCTCCCAGGGGCTCTCGCCGAACGACGCCGCCTGCGCGGGCGTTTTCCTGCACGGCATGTCGGCCGACCTCCTGGTGCGCGACCACCCGATGACCCCGGTGACGGCGACCGACGTGATCGGCAACATCCGGGGGGCGCTGCGGCAGGTCCTCGGCGAACCCCCGCCGGAAGAGTGATCCCATGGCTCCCCGTTCGGCTTCGTCGCCTCCGGAGGGCGGGGCTCCGTTCGTGGCTCGCCGTGCGATGAACCTGCACGGCTGCGCACCGGCCTCCAGGGCTCCATTCCCTCAGATCCCGGCATTCGAGGCCCACTGCATCCGCCCCGACATCGTTCCCCTCCCTCACCGTACCGCCGTGGGTACGCCTCGGTCGGGCGCCTCGCCGGAGCGGCGCATCGACCCTCTCGGTGCACGGCCTCTGCGGGAACGGAACCCTGGAGGCCGGCCTCACTGTGCCCCCCGTTCTTCCTACGGCGGGGGTACCCCGGCAGCGCGAAGCTCGTACCGGGGCGCCCCCCCTCCTGCGGCGACTCCGCCGGATCTACTGTTCCGTGCCCCTCATGTCGTACGCTGCGGGGTACCCCGGGGAACGCATTTCCTACGGGAGTGGGGTGCGCCTTCTGTGCCGTCTTCCCGTGTGTAAAAAACATCTCTGCTTCATATCGAGTTCGCCCGAGGAAACCCTTGAGATCGCGCGCGAGCTGGGCGCGGCGCTCCGCCCCGGCGACGTCGTCGGGCTCACCGGGGACCTGGGTGCGGGGAAGACGCTCTTCTGCAAGGGGGTCGGCGAGGCGCTGGGGATTCCCCCGGACCGGATCGTGAGCCCGACCTTCACGATCGTGACGGAGCACGCGGGGCCGGTCCCGCTCACGCACATCGACGTCTACCGCCTTTCGGGCGCGAGGGAGGCCGACGAGATCGGGATGCGCGAGCTCCTGTCGGGCGACGGCATCTGCCTCGTGGAGTGGGCGGAAAAGATCGCGGAACGGTTGCCAACGGATTGCATACGGGTTAGATTCACGCTTTCGGGCGACGACCGCAGGGAGATCGCGATCGCCGCCCCGGACCTCCCGAGGTTCGACGCCTTCCGGGCCCGGTCCCAACGTTTCCAGCTACACTAGAGGGGTGACGCGCGCCATGGCACTCATTGTCCAGAAGTACGGCGGGACCTCGGTCGGCACCGTCGAGAAGATCAAGAATGTCGCGAAGAGGGTGGCCCGGACGAAGGAGCAGGGGAACGATGTCGTCGTGGTCGTCTCCGCGATGTCCGGGGAGACGAACCGGCTGCTCGGGCTGGCGAACCAGATCTCCGAGATGCCGAACGAGCGGGAGCTCGACGTCGTCGCCGCCACCGGCGAGCAGGTGACGATCGGCCTGCTGGCGATCGCCCTCACCGAGATGGGGTGCAAGGCGAAGTCGTTCTGCGGCTTCCAGATCCCCGTGCTGACGGACGCCGCGTATGTAAAGGCCCGGATCCGCCAGATCCGCGGCGAGACGATCACGCGTGCGCTCAAGGAGGGGTACGTCGCCGTCGTGGCCGGTTTCCAGGGGATCGACGACAGCGGGTCGATCACCACGCTCGGACGCGGCGGCTCCGACACCAGCGCCGTGGCCGTGGCCGCGGCGCTGAAAGCGGACGTCTGCGAGATCTACACGGACGTGGACGGCGTCTACACCACCGACCCGAACATCTGCGCGGACGCCCGCAAGCTGGACAAGGTCTCCTTCGAGGAGATGCTCGAGCTTGCCTCCCTGGGCGCCAAGGTGCTGCAGATCCGCTCGGTGGAGTTCGGAATGAAGTACGGGGTGCGGATCCACGTCCGCTCCTCGTTCAACGACAATCCGGGAACGATCGTGACGACGGAGGAGGAGATCATGGAAACGGCGGTGGTGTCCGGCGTGGCGTACAGCAAGAACGAGGCGAAGATCACGGTGGTCAAGGTCCCCGACCGCCCCGGGATCGCGGCGAGGATCTTCAAGCCGCTGTCCGAGGCGAACATCGTGGTCGACGTCATCGTCCAGAACGTCTCGGTCACGGGGTTCACCGACCTGACGTTCACGATCGGGCGCACCGACTTCAGGAAGGCTACGCAGATCACCGAGAAGGCGGCGAAGGACGTTGGGGCGGAGCGGGTCGTCGGGGACGACAAGATCGCGAAGGTTTCCATCGTCGGCATGGCGATGCGCTCCCATTCCGGCGTGGCGCTGAAGGTGTTCGAGACGCTGGCGGGGGAGGGGATCAACATCCTCGGGATCTCCACCTCCGAGATCAAGATCTCCGTCCTCATCGAGGAGAAGTACACCGAGCTGGCCGTGCGCGTGCTCCACGGGGCGTTCGGGTTGGGGAACCCCGCCTGACGGGGCGGCATCGAACGGGGAAGACGGAAACGGAAGGGCGGAACGTAGAATGAAGACCGTATATCTGTACGACACGACGCTGCGGGACGGGACCCAGTCCGAGGAGATCTCCCTGTCCGTGCTCGACAAGGTCACGATCGCCGAGAAACTGGACGAGTTCGGAATCCACTACATCGAGGGCGGCTACCCGGGCAGCAACCCCAAGGACAAGGAGTTCTTCGAGCGGGCGCGCAAGATGCGCTGGAAGAACTCGGTCATGTGCGCCTTCGGGATGACCCGCCGGGTGGGGAAGAAGGTCGACGAAGACTCCAACATGAAGGCGCTCGTCGCCGCGGGGACCCCGGTCATCACGGTGGTGGGGAAGTCGTGGGACTTCCACGTCATCGAGGCGCTGCGCACCACCCTCGAGGAGAACCTGTACGCCATCAAGGACACGGTGGCGTACCTGAAGAAAAACGCCGACAAGGTCTTCTTCGACGCCGAGCATTTCTTCGACGGGTACCGGCACAACCCGAAATACGCGATGAAGGTGCTGGCGGCCGCGGTCGACGCGGGGGCCGACGTCCTGGTCCTGTGCGACACGAACGGCGGCTCCCTCCCGTCCGACATCTCGCGGATCGTGAAGGAGGTGCGCAGGGCGACCTCAACGGCGATCGGCATCCACACCCACAACGACGGCGAGATGGCGGTGGCCAACACCCTCGCGGCCGTCGAGAGCGGCGCCACGCAGGTGCAGGGGACGATCAACGGGTATGGGGAGCGGTGCGGGAACGCGAACCTCTGCTCCATCCTGCCCGCGCTGGAGCTCAAGATGGGGCGGGAGGCCCTTCCGAAGGGGCAGCTGCGGAAGCTGACGGACCTGTCGCGCTTCGTGGCCGAGGTGGCCAACGTCGGGCAATGGCTCCACGCGCCGTACGTCGGGAACGCGGCGTTCGCGCACAAGGGGGGGATGCACGTCTCCGCCATCCGCCGGCACACGAAGACGTACGAGCACATCGAGCCCGAGGTGGTGGGGAACACGCGGCGGGTACTGATCTCCGACCTTTCCGGCCGCAGCAACATCCTCTCGAAGATCCAGGAAACGGGTCTAAAGTTCAAGGCGAACGACCCCAACACCGAAAAGATCCTCGACGAGATCAAGGAGCTCGAGCACAAGGGGTTCCAGTTCGAGGGGGCGGACGCCTCGTTCGAGCTGCTGGCGCGTCGCGCGATGGGGGAGCACGAGCCGTTTTTCGAACTGGTGGGGTTCCGCGTGATCGACGAAAAACGGTCCGAGGCCGAGGCGCCGATCGCCGAGGCGACGATCCAGATCTCCGTCGACGGGAAGGCGGAGCACACGGCGGCGCTGGGGAACGGCCCGGTGAACGCCATGGACAACGCCTTGCGGAAGGCGCTGGAGAAATTCTACCCCGAAGTGGCCGAGGTGAAGCTCCTCGACTACAAGGTCCGCGTCATCCGGCAGGGGGGAACCGGCTCCTCGGTACGCGTCTTGATTAAATCCGGCGACAGGGACGAGATCTGGGGCACCGTGGGCGTGTCGCACAACATCATCGAAGCGTCGTGGCAGGCCCTGGTGGACAGCATCCGGTACAAACTGTGGAGGACGCGACGTGCCGAATCCAGGGAGGCGGGAAGGTAGCGGCGGAAAGCAACGCGCCGTCCTTCTTCTTTCCCTGATCCTGCTGGTCTGGAATGCGGCCGCCACGGCAAGGCAACCCGTCTCCGTCGGGCTCCTCCCTGCGGTCGACGGGACCGATCGCACTCCCGTCCCTCCGCGTGCCTCCGGCCATCGGATGGGAATCCTTTCCGCGGAAAGTCCCCGCAGCGGCCCCCTCGGGATTCACCAGAAATACCTCCTTGGAAAACGGGTAGATATCAACAAGGCATCCCCGCGGGAGATCTCGGAACTGCCCGGGATCTCCGGAAAGATCGCCGCCGCCGTGGTCGGCGAGCGGAATCGGCTCGGGGGATTCCGCTCGCCCGGGGATCTTCTCGGCGTCAAGGGGATCAAGGAGAAGCGCCTGCAGAAAATCCTTCCCTTTCTTTCGGAAATGCCGAATAATTGACCTGTTCTGTCTTATAATTATCGGCCGCAGGGAGGGAAGATGTTCCGATCGATCCGGAACGACATCAAGGTCATCTTCGAGAGGGATCCCGCCGCGCGCAGCGTGCTCGAGATCTTCCTCTGCTACCCGGGTTTCCACGCCGTCCGGTTCCACCACCTCGCCCATTGGCTCTGGACGAAGGATCTCCGGGTCCTGGCCCGCTTCCTCTCCCACATATCGCGAGCCCTCACGGGGATCGAGATCCACCCCGGGGCGACGATCGGCGACGGGTTCTTCATCGATCACGGCATGGGGGTGGTGATCGGGGAGACGTCCGAGATCGGCGACAACGTCACCCTGTACCACGGCGTGACGCTCGGCGGGACGAGCTGGAACAAGGGGAAGCGGCACCCCACCCTCGAGGACAACGTGATCGTCGGGGCGGGGGCGGCGATTCTCGGCCCGATCCGCATCGGTCACGACTCCAAGATCGGCTCCGGGTCGGTGGTGAACAGGGAAGTGCCGCCCAACTCGACGGTCGTCGGGATCCCGGGCCGCATCGTCTACCGCGAAGGGAACGTCTACAACGACCCGACCGGCGTGGCGGGGACGCCCGATCCGGAAGGGAAGGCGATCAAGTGCCTGACCGAGCAGATCTTCGCGCTCGAGAAACGCGTCGAGGAGATGGCGAAGCGCCTCGAGGAACCGGAGCACCCCGCGGAGGAGAGGACCGGAACGTGAAGATCACCACCCGGGGACGGTACGCCGTCATGGCGATGGTGTCGCTGGCCGCGTCGTCGCGGGGGAACCCCGTGCCGATCCAGGTGATCGCGAAACGGGAGGCGATCCCCGAACCGTACCTGCAGCAGCTCTTCCTGCGGCTGCGCAAGCGGAACATCGTGAAGAGCGTCCGCGGGCCCGGCGGCGGGTTCATTCTCGCCCGGGACCCCTCGGGGATCACCGTAGGCGAGATCATCCGGACCGCGGAAGGGAAGCCCGCCCGGGTGGGCTGCCGGCAGTCGGGCCGCTCGTGCGGGATGATCGAACGGTGCCGGACGCAGGGGATGTGGGACGCCCTCGAGGCCCGGATCGAGGAGTTCCTCGATTCGATGTCCGTGCAGGACCTGTTCGAGGAGCGCCGGGAAACGCGCGAGGAGGTGGGGGTTTGAGGAAGATCTATTTCGACCACAACGCCTCGACCCCGGTCCACCCGGAGGTGGCGGCCGCCGTGCAGCCGTTCCTCGGCGACCTCTTCGGAAACCCGTCCAGCATCCACTGGGCGGGGCGGGATGTCCGCAAGGCGATGGAAGACGCGAGGGCGGAGATCGCGGCGTTCTACGGGTGCCGCCCGCTGGAGGTCGTCTTCACGAGCTCCGGGACGGAGTCCGACAATCTTGCATTGAAGGGGGTGGCGTACAGGCCGGGGAACGCGGGGAAGCACATCATCACGTCGCAGGTGGAGCATCCGGCGATCATGAACACCT from bacterium encodes the following:
- a CDS encoding pyridoxine 5'-phosphate synthase — translated: MTAARKRLGVNIDHVATLRQARRGRVPEPAAAAAIAELSGADGITVHLREDRRHIQDRDLAVLKSVVTTRINFEMAATGEITRIACSLSPHSCTLVPEKREEITTEGGLDVLGRREALRQTTARLKHAGIVVSMFIDPDLSQVRASRQAGADAIEIHTGTFCEAFAAGKHEAELEKIRAAAAFGASIGLKVFAGHGLDVRNIVPILGIPGIEEFNIGHSIIARAVFLGLAAAVKEIADLVHGA
- a CDS encoding holo-ACP synthase; this encodes MIAGIGVDLVDIARIRAMLDRYGERFLRRVYTEAETAYAMGGANRAERLAGRFAVKEALMKALGTGKSNGILWRDVETLRGRSGKPEVRLHGQAAGWAKRRGGDAVHVSITHDGGKAMAFVILEKAGGEK
- a CDS encoding NAD(P)H-hydrate dehydratase — encoded protein: MKIVMARQMAELDRVTIHTYGIPALVLMENAGRSCTERIFRILEEKAGGPQEASVAVVCGKGNNGGDGMVIARHLHNRGAYVEVFLLGEEGDLSADARTQHEILRRMDVEVRVIRDAEGVEDLRTYLEEVHLCVDAILGTGLTSPLSGIVREVVEAINLSMAPVFAVDIPTGIDATTGRIMGEAIRAEFTGTFGLLKLGHVLLPGSIHCGETEIYDIGIPQRAVFDAQINTEALDEQVVKSMLSVRPPDFHKGDAGRVYIVGGSPGMTGAPCLAGSAALHMGAGLITVVTPESLRPIVEAKQMEVMTRGIPDDGTGYFAPGMIPALMEVLSKADVIVVGPGLGMTDTMPAFVKELISRIKVPFLFDADAINALSGEAVALQGAAAPCILTPHPGEMARLMKETIESIESARIDSARHLAEEERVTVILKGARTVVATPKGDIFINTTGNPYMASGGMGDALTGMIAALASQGLSPNDAACAGVFLHGMSADLLVRDHPMTPVTATDVIGNIRGALRQVLGEPPPEE
- the tsaE gene encoding tRNA (adenosine(37)-N6)-threonylcarbamoyltransferase complex ATPase subunit type 1 TsaE — protein: MRLLCRLPVCKKHLCFISSSPEETLEIARELGAALRPGDVVGLTGDLGAGKTLFCKGVGEALGIPPDRIVSPTFTIVTEHAGPVPLTHIDVYRLSGAREADEIGMRELLSGDGICLVEWAEKIAERLPTDCIRVRFTLSGDDRREIAIAAPDLPRFDAFRARSQRFQLH
- a CDS encoding aspartate kinase, which encodes MALIVQKYGGTSVGTVEKIKNVAKRVARTKEQGNDVVVVVSAMSGETNRLLGLANQISEMPNERELDVVAATGEQVTIGLLAIALTEMGCKAKSFCGFQIPVLTDAAYVKARIRQIRGETITRALKEGYVAVVAGFQGIDDSGSITTLGRGGSDTSAVAVAAALKADVCEIYTDVDGVYTTDPNICADARKLDKVSFEEMLELASLGAKVLQIRSVEFGMKYGVRIHVRSSFNDNPGTIVTTEEEIMETAVVSGVAYSKNEAKITVVKVPDRPGIAARIFKPLSEANIVVDVIVQNVSVTGFTDLTFTIGRTDFRKATQITEKAAKDVGAERVVGDDKIAKVSIVGMAMRSHSGVALKVFETLAGEGINILGISTSEIKISVLIEEKYTELAVRVLHGAFGLGNPA
- the cimA gene encoding citramalate synthase, with the translated sequence MKTVYLYDTTLRDGTQSEEISLSVLDKVTIAEKLDEFGIHYIEGGYPGSNPKDKEFFERARKMRWKNSVMCAFGMTRRVGKKVDEDSNMKALVAAGTPVITVVGKSWDFHVIEALRTTLEENLYAIKDTVAYLKKNADKVFFDAEHFFDGYRHNPKYAMKVLAAAVDAGADVLVLCDTNGGSLPSDISRIVKEVRRATSTAIGIHTHNDGEMAVANTLAAVESGATQVQGTINGYGERCGNANLCSILPALELKMGREALPKGQLRKLTDLSRFVAEVANVGQWLHAPYVGNAAFAHKGGMHVSAIRRHTKTYEHIEPEVVGNTRRVLISDLSGRSNILSKIQETGLKFKANDPNTEKILDEIKELEHKGFQFEGADASFELLARRAMGEHEPFFELVGFRVIDEKRSEAEAPIAEATIQISVDGKAEHTAALGNGPVNAMDNALRKALEKFYPEVAEVKLLDYKVRVIRQGGTGSSVRVLIKSGDRDEIWGTVGVSHNIIEASWQALVDSIRYKLWRTRRAESREAGR
- a CDS encoding helix-hairpin-helix domain-containing protein, whose protein sequence is MPNPGRREGSGGKQRAVLLLSLILLVWNAAATARQPVSVGLLPAVDGTDRTPVPPRASGHRMGILSAESPRSGPLGIHQKYLLGKRVDINKASPREISELPGISGKIAAAVVGERNRLGGFRSPGDLLGVKGIKEKRLQKILPFLSEMPNN
- the cysE gene encoding serine O-acetyltransferase, which encodes MFRSIRNDIKVIFERDPAARSVLEIFLCYPGFHAVRFHHLAHWLWTKDLRVLARFLSHISRALTGIEIHPGATIGDGFFIDHGMGVVIGETSEIGDNVTLYHGVTLGGTSWNKGKRHPTLEDNVIVGAGAAILGPIRIGHDSKIGSGSVVNREVPPNSTVVGIPGRIVYREGNVYNDPTGVAGTPDPEGKAIKCLTEQIFALEKRVEEMAKRLEEPEHPAEERTGT
- a CDS encoding RrF2 family transcriptional regulator, which produces MKITTRGRYAVMAMVSLAASSRGNPVPIQVIAKREAIPEPYLQQLFLRLRKRNIVKSVRGPGGGFILARDPSGITVGEIIRTAEGKPARVGCRQSGRSCGMIERCRTQGMWDALEARIEEFLDSMSVQDLFEERRETREEVGV